One Triticum dicoccoides isolate Atlit2015 ecotype Zavitan chromosome 4B, WEW_v2.0, whole genome shotgun sequence genomic window carries:
- the LOC119291971 gene encoding protein NRT1/ PTR FAMILY 5.2-like produces MAVANLSLAVEDGTGAGAGGQEYTQDGSVDLRGNPVLRSKRGGWTACTFIVVYELFERMAYYGIAANLFIYLTEKMHQGTVEASNNVTNWSGTVFLTPLLGAYVADAYLGRYWTFVVGSAIYLVGMLLLTLSVSVGALKPPECVGKVCPRASLLQVGVYFGGLYIIAFGNGGTKPNISTIGADQFDDFDAREKSHKLSFFNWWMFTIFVGILFSSTVLVYLQDNVSWSVGYGIPTLGLIASIAIFLAGTPVYRHKLPQGSAFTRMGKVVGAALRKWRLPVPADAKELHELELEAYTKKHKFRMDSTNSMRFLNKAAVKDVVDGSSSRAAKWSLCTVTEVEETKQILKLIPLLVTMFVPCTLIAQTNTLFVKQGTTMNRHMGSGSFEIPPASLGAFVTLTMLVAIVVYDRVFVKAVRRYTKNPRGISLLTRMGIGLLVQVLTMGTASLIESQRLSYARSRGLDVSGGKLRLSIFVLLPQFVLMGLADAFLVVGKIEFFYDQAPESMKSLGTALSLTAYGVGNFLSSFILSLVTRVTRRRGSPWVADNLNAAHLDYYYAFLTLLAAANCVVFAVLAHRYRYRAESTDTIDVDMDVHAQREAAKKIHSEPMA; encoded by the exons ATGGCGGTGGCGAACCTGAGCTTGGCCGTGGAGGACggcaccggcgccggcgccggcgggcaGGAGTACACGCAGGAcgggtcggtggacctccggggcaaCCCCGTGCTCCGCTCCAAGAGGGGCGGCTGGACCGCCTGCACCTTCATCGTAG TGTACGAGCTGTTCGAGCGTATGGCCTACTACGGCATCGCGGCGAACCTCTTCATCTACCTCACGGAGAAGATGCACCAGGGCACGGTGGAGGCGTCCAACAACGTCACCAACTGGTCCGGCACCGTCTTCCTCACGCCCCTGCTCGGCGCCTACGTCGCCGACGCCTACCTCGGCCGCTACTGGACCTTCGTCGTCGGCTCCGCCATCTATCTCGTG GGGATGCTGCTGTTGACACTGTCCGTGTCGGTGGGAGCGCTGAAGCCGCCGGAGTGCGTCGGCAAAGTCTGCCCACGGGCGTCGCTGCTGCAGGTGGGCGTCTACTTCGGCGGGCTGTACATCATCGCCTTCGGCAACGGCGGCACCAAGCCCAACATCTCGACCATCGGCGCCGACCAGTTCGACGACTTCGACGCCCGCGAGAAGTCCCACAAGCTCTCCTTCTTCAACTGGTGGATGTTCACCATCTTCGTCGGCATCCTCTTCTCCTCCACCGTCCTCGTCTACCTCCAGGACAACGTCAGCTGGTCCGTCGGCTACGGCATCCCCACGCTCGGCCTCATCGCCTCCATCGCCATCTTCCTCGCCGGCACGCCCGTGTACCGCCACAAGCTGCCGCAGGGCAGCGCCTTCACGCGCATGGGCAAGGTCGTCGGCGCCGCGCTCCGCAAGTGGCGCCTCCCCGTGCCGGCCGACGCCAAGGAGCTGCACGAGCTGGAGCTGGAGGCGTACACGAAGAAGCACAAGTTTCGGATGGACTCCACCAACTCCATGCGGTTCCTCAACAAGGCGGCCGTGAAGGACGTCGTCGACGGGTCATCGTCCAGGGCGGCGAAGTGGAGCCTGTGCACGGTGACGGAGGTGGAGGAGACGAAACAGATCCTGAAGCTGATCCCTCTGCTGGTGACCATGTTCGTGCCGTGCACGCTGATCGCGCAGACCAACACCCTGTTCGTGAAGCAGGGCACGACCATGAACCGGCACATGGGCTCGGGCAGCTTCGAGATCCCGCCGGCCAGCCTGGGCGCGTTCGTCACGCTCACCATGCTCGTGGCCATCGTCGTCTACGACCGGGTCTTCGTGAAGGCGGTGCGGAGGTACACCAAGAACCCGAGAGGGATCAGCCTGCTGACGCGGATGGGCATCGGGCTGCTGGTGCAGGTGCTGACGATGGGCACGGCGTCGCTGATCGAGAGCCAGCGGCTGAGCTACGCGCGGAGCCGCGGGCTGGACGTGAGCGGCGGCAAGCTGCGGCTGAGCATCTTCGTGCTGCTGCCGCAGTTCGTGCTGATGGGCCTGGCGGACGCGTTCCTGGTGGTGGGCAAGATCGAGTTCTTCTACGACCAGGCGCCGGAGAGCATGAAGAGCCTGGGCACGGCGCTGTCGCTCACCGCGTACGGCGTCGGCAACTTCCTCAGCAGCTTCATCCTGTCGCTGGTGACGCGGGTGACGCGCAGGCGGGGGAGCCCCTGGGTGGCCGACAACCTCAACGCCGCGCACCTCGACTACTACTACGCCTTCCTCACGCTGCTCGCCGCCGCCAACTGCGTCGTCTTCGCCGTGCTCGCCCACCGCTACAGGTACAGGGCCGAGTCCACGGACACCATCGACGTCGACATGGACGTGCACGCGCAGCGCGAGGCCGCCAAGAAGATTCACTCCGAGCCAATGGCTTAG